Proteins found in one Corynebacterium canis genomic segment:
- a CDS encoding HyaD/HybD family hydrogenase maturation endopeptidase, with protein MIVLGIGNPIMGDDGIGLAIMRRLRAAADAPVDDLDWVPSRHSVAAEDTVEFIDGGTSGIELLPVIQQAEDLIVLDAVAAPGAAPGTVVVLEGDQVPRLLNSKLSPHQVGLLDLLATAKLLGHEPRRVAVVGIVPASAELHVGLSDAAQNALPNAVAAAREVMDRWRDPHR; from the coding sequence ATGATTGTCCTTGGCATTGGCAACCCGATCATGGGCGATGACGGCATCGGCCTGGCCATTATGCGGCGGTTGCGCGCGGCCGCGGATGCGCCGGTGGATGACCTTGATTGGGTGCCCAGCCGGCACAGCGTCGCAGCCGAAGATACTGTCGAATTCATCGATGGCGGCACGAGCGGCATAGAGCTGCTTCCGGTGATCCAACAGGCCGAAGATTTGATCGTTTTGGACGCCGTTGCCGCCCCCGGTGCCGCCCCCGGTACGGTGGTGGTGCTCGAGGGCGATCAGGTGCCGCGCCTGCTTAATTCCAAGTTGTCGCCGCACCAGGTCGGCCTGCTGGACCTGCTGGCCACGGCGAAGTTATTGGGCCACGAGCCGCGCCGGGTTGCGGTGGTGGGTATTGTGCCCGCCTCTGCCGAGCTCCACGTCGGGCTTAGCGACGCCGCGCAAAACGCCCTCCCGAACGCGGTTGCGGCCGCGCGGGAGGTTATGGATCGGTGGCGAGATCCACATAGGTGA
- a CDS encoding hydrogenase maturation nickel metallochaperone HypA → MHELGLLTGVIGAAKKAAGDRPILRVALRVGTRSGVVEDALYAAWQVVGEGELVLELIPATVFCPSCACEQEIDEFFALTCPACGTPTADLRHGREFEITYVDLATDP, encoded by the coding sequence GTGCATGAACTTGGCCTGCTCACTGGTGTCATCGGCGCCGCAAAGAAAGCCGCTGGTGACCGCCCCATTCTACGCGTCGCACTGCGGGTAGGCACCCGCTCGGGCGTGGTCGAAGACGCCCTCTACGCCGCCTGGCAGGTGGTCGGCGAAGGCGAACTCGTATTAGAGCTCATCCCCGCCACCGTGTTCTGCCCCAGCTGTGCCTGCGAGCAGGAAATCGATGAATTTTTCGCATTGACCTGTCCGGCGTGTGGCACCCCGACCGCGGACCTGCGCCACGGGCGGGAATTCGAGATCACCTATGTGGATCTCGCCACCGATCCATAA
- a CDS encoding nickel-dependent hydrogenase large subunit: MSTTLRLDHFLDPFEARVVVTEHGPRFDLSALPRLDHMLLGRNVLEVPDIVKRLCGICPVTHHLAGMRALDSLFDAPPPPAARNVRALLHYGSVLDAVAPKLFGHAPERAVELKRFGKAVLALAGCPGHFPDVAIPGGVREPRLGSLEVPEPVFVPDLDWEDGFTGLSLRLETEGEFDPLGGWLSTGEPVAEWPQLITETDPDQPAPRPLYRGRPYRVGPLAQFGSMHPLAAQATQLNHALAQVKRLLRADYSGPWVTPGSLRDGTGVGLVDGPRGILAHVYTAADGVLVSCQILTPTAQNEPWLAAMLGALDPEAAIRAADPCLPCTSAPEGQMNVRTVPCA; this comes from the coding sequence ATGAGTACAACCTTGCGGCTCGACCACTTTCTGGACCCGTTCGAGGCCCGCGTCGTGGTCACCGAGCACGGACCTAGGTTCGACCTTTCCGCCCTGCCGCGGCTGGACCATATGCTGCTTGGCCGCAATGTGCTTGAGGTGCCCGATATAGTGAAGCGCCTGTGCGGGATTTGCCCGGTGACGCATCACTTGGCGGGCATGCGCGCCCTAGATAGCTTGTTCGATGCCCCGCCCCCGCCGGCCGCCCGGAACGTGCGCGCGCTGCTGCATTATGGCTCGGTGCTGGACGCCGTGGCCCCTAAGCTATTTGGCCACGCGCCGGAGCGCGCCGTGGAGCTCAAGCGCTTTGGCAAGGCGGTGTTGGCGTTAGCGGGCTGCCCGGGGCATTTCCCGGACGTGGCGATCCCCGGCGGCGTGCGGGAGCCGCGTCTTGGGTCGCTCGAGGTTCCCGAACCTGTGTTCGTTCCTGATTTGGATTGGGAGGATGGTTTTACGGGCCTTTCCCTCCGCCTGGAAACCGAAGGTGAGTTCGACCCGCTCGGTGGCTGGTTGTCCACGGGCGAACCCGTCGCCGAATGGCCGCAGCTGATTACCGAGACCGACCCCGACCAGCCCGCCCCGCGCCCGCTCTACCGGGGTCGCCCGTACCGCGTGGGCCCGCTGGCGCAATTCGGTTCCATGCACCCCCTGGCCGCGCAAGCCACCCAGCTTAATCACGCATTAGCCCAGGTCAAACGCCTTCTCCGCGCCGATTATTCCGGCCCGTGGGTCACCCCCGGCAGCTTGCGCGACGGCACCGGCGTGGGGCTTGTCGACGGCCCCCGTGGCATCCTCGCCCACGTATATACGGCCGCCGATGGGGTGCTGGTTTCTTGCCAAATCCTGACGCCGACCGCGCAAAACGAACCCTGGTTGGCGGCTATGCTCGGTGCCCTTGATCCCGAGGCGGCGATTCGCGCCGCCGATCCGTGCCTGCCCTGCACCTCGGCCCCGGAGGGCCAAATGAACGTTAGGACCGTCCCATGTGCCTAG
- a CDS encoding HypC/HybG/HupF family hydrogenase formation chaperone: MCLGIPAKIIEITSGPLPHAVLDFAGQNRACSLAYVPEAQVGDYVLIQNGFAMSIMDEASALESLATIEEFNLIQRDL; encoded by the coding sequence ATGTGCCTAGGAATCCCCGCGAAGATTATCGAAATTACGTCCGGACCGCTGCCTCATGCGGTGCTCGATTTCGCAGGCCAAAACCGCGCCTGTTCCTTGGCGTATGTCCCCGAGGCTCAGGTCGGGGACTATGTCCTCATTCAGAACGGCTTTGCGATGTCTATTATGGATGAAGCGTCTGCGCTAGAGTCATTGGCCACAATCGAAGAATTCAACCTAATTCAGAGAGATCTATAA
- a CDS encoding ATP-binding protein yields the protein MTQRNPFRPSFGVSPLYLAGREESLQDFRLGLAEGLGSPYRALLVSGARGIGKTVFLNEVEDVATQAGWVVARAYPDAHLVDTLVDSTIPKIMKSLGETGSKHSFTGASIAGIGSISTSVQAAEQPAPTLISRLRELATFVRKYEAGVLVTVDEVQSADPELMHQLATAVQDLIRDEFDIAFVAAGLPLGIQQLLQHDGTTFLRRAERVELAPVTIPEARQAIVHTVHEGGKSITDDAADAAAELSQGYPYLIQLVGSVIWTYATLEHRDEITLSDVREARPQVIRRMGAQVHRPAIANAPDSQVAMLKTMATLMDGDNPVSTGELAKALGVKPNAISVRRAHLLARELIVSPRYGHIAFTLPYMKEFLLST from the coding sequence ATGACCCAACGCAACCCCTTCCGACCGAGTTTCGGCGTTTCGCCCCTGTATTTGGCTGGCCGCGAGGAATCCCTGCAGGACTTTCGCCTCGGATTGGCAGAGGGCCTCGGCAGCCCCTATCGCGCGCTCCTTGTTTCCGGAGCTCGCGGCATCGGCAAAACTGTGTTCCTCAATGAGGTTGAAGACGTAGCCACCCAAGCCGGATGGGTGGTGGCCCGCGCCTACCCCGACGCTCACCTCGTGGATACCCTAGTGGACTCCACCATTCCCAAAATCATGAAAAGTCTTGGGGAAACCGGCAGCAAGCACAGCTTTACCGGCGCCTCCATCGCGGGCATCGGTTCAATTTCTACCTCTGTCCAAGCCGCCGAGCAGCCCGCGCCCACCCTGATTTCCCGGCTCCGCGAACTCGCCACATTCGTACGCAAGTACGAGGCCGGGGTGCTCGTTACCGTGGATGAGGTGCAAAGCGCCGACCCCGAACTCATGCATCAGCTGGCCACCGCCGTCCAAGACCTAATCCGCGACGAGTTCGATATTGCGTTCGTGGCCGCCGGCTTGCCGCTGGGCATTCAGCAACTCCTCCAACACGATGGCACCACCTTTCTGCGCCGCGCCGAACGCGTGGAACTCGCGCCCGTGACCATTCCCGAGGCCCGCCAGGCGATCGTGCATACCGTCCACGAGGGCGGCAAAAGCATTACTGACGACGCCGCGGACGCCGCCGCCGAGCTCAGCCAAGGGTATCCGTACCTCATCCAGCTCGTCGGTTCCGTGATCTGGACCTACGCCACCCTCGAACACCGAGACGAGATCACCCTGAGCGATGTGCGCGAAGCCCGCCCCCAAGTCATTCGACGCATGGGTGCCCAAGTGCACCGGCCCGCGATAGCCAATGCGCCCGATAGCCAAGTGGCCATGCTCAAAACCATGGCCACCCTTATGGACGGCGACAATCCCGTATCCACCGGCGAGCTCGCCAAGGCCCTCGGCGTGAAACCGAACGCGATATCGGTGCGGCGCGCCCACCTGCTCGCCCGCGAACTTATCGTCTCCCCCCGCTACGGTCACATCGCCTTCACCCTGCCCTATATGAAGGAATTCTTGCTCAGCACTTAA